The following proteins come from a genomic window of Kitasatospora sp. NBC_01246:
- a CDS encoding DUF3090 domain-containing protein: protein MPRQVFFYDQPERFVAGTVGQPGARAFYLQASARGRITSVLLEKTQVAALAERIEEVLDEALRRSGGDSAIPAAAPVDLLDTAPLDLPLEQEFRVGTMALAWDSIDSCLVVEAQAVIEEDEGEDAAEAVFEDDENGPDMLRVRLSGAMARVFAKRALDLVSAGRKPCPFCNLPLDPEGHLCPRANGYRR, encoded by the coding sequence GTGCCCCGTCAGGTCTTCTTCTACGACCAGCCCGAACGGTTCGTCGCCGGCACCGTCGGCCAGCCCGGCGCCCGGGCGTTCTACCTGCAGGCCAGCGCCCGGGGGCGGATCACCAGCGTGCTGCTGGAGAAGACCCAGGTCGCCGCGCTCGCCGAGCGGATCGAGGAGGTCCTCGACGAGGCCCTGCGGCGCAGCGGCGGCGACTCCGCGATCCCCGCCGCCGCCCCGGTGGACCTGCTCGACACCGCCCCGCTGGACCTGCCGCTGGAGCAGGAGTTCCGGGTCGGCACGATGGCCCTGGCCTGGGACAGCATCGACAGCTGCCTGGTGGTCGAGGCACAGGCGGTGATCGAGGAGGACGAGGGCGAAGACGCCGCCGAGGCGGTCTTCGAGGACGACGAGAACGGCCCGGACATGCTGCGGGTGCGGCTCTCCGGCGCGATGGCCCGGGTGTTCGCCAAGCGCGCGCTGGACCTCGTCTCGGCCGGTCGCAAGCCCTGCCCGTTCTGCAACCTGCCGCTCGACCCGGAGGGCCACCTGTGCCCGCGCGCGAACGGGTACCGGCGCTGA
- a CDS encoding helix-turn-helix domain-containing protein, whose protein sequence is MDERRTTPHLDLPLHRLQVPLPHLLPFAIGSFDAIGPLSRAAFPHRHSFYEIVYVTGGRGAHVLDLVHRTLQPPQLCVIVPGQVHYWADADDLTGQVVLFNEDFLLSRPDDLAALRGLSSRPALSLGEHAGPIAALLADMEQEYRALPSGYLGVLRASLHILIVRALRACAPGPGPAVPGRGSELATAFTRLIADPGGLHRSVASCAQELGLSPGHLQTLVKQATGCTPGRLIRQQQTLEAKRLLASTELTIRQVAREAGFADPAYFCRFFRRETGMTPGEFRAGVGGNHHDPRITSIAAAPGAP, encoded by the coding sequence ATGGACGAGCGACGGACCACCCCCCACCTGGACCTGCCGCTGCATCGCTTACAGGTCCCGCTGCCGCACCTGCTCCCGTTCGCGATCGGCAGCTTCGACGCCATCGGCCCGCTCTCCCGGGCCGCCTTCCCCCACCGGCACTCCTTCTACGAGATCGTCTACGTCACCGGCGGCCGCGGCGCCCACGTCCTGGACCTGGTCCACCGGACGCTGCAGCCGCCGCAGTTGTGCGTGATCGTGCCCGGACAGGTGCACTACTGGGCCGACGCCGACGATCTGACCGGGCAGGTGGTGCTCTTCAACGAGGACTTCCTGCTCTCCCGTCCCGACGACCTCGCCGCGCTCCGCGGCCTCTCCTCCCGGCCGGCCCTGTCCCTGGGCGAACACGCCGGGCCGATCGCCGCCCTGCTGGCCGACATGGAGCAGGAGTACCGGGCGCTGCCGTCCGGCTACCTGGGCGTGCTGCGGGCCAGCCTGCACATCCTGATCGTCCGGGCGCTGCGTGCCTGCGCCCCCGGCCCGGGTCCGGCGGTGCCCGGGCGGGGGAGCGAACTGGCCACCGCCTTCACCCGGTTGATCGCCGACCCGGGCGGGCTGCACCGCTCGGTGGCCTCCTGCGCCCAGGAGCTGGGCCTGTCGCCCGGCCATCTGCAGACGCTGGTGAAGCAGGCCACCGGCTGCACACCCGGCCGGCTGATCCGCCAGCAGCAGACGCTGGAGGCGAAACGGCTGCTGGCCTCCACTGAGCTGACGATCCGTCAGGTCGCCCGGGAGGCCGGGTTCGCCGATCCGGCGTACTTCTGCCGCTTCTTCCGGCGGGAGACCGGGATGACGCCGGGGGAGTTCCGGGCCGGGGTCGGAGGAAATCACCACGATCCCCGGATCACGTCCATCGCGGCGGCCCCGGGCGCCCCGTAG
- a CDS encoding histidine phosphatase family protein, which translates to MPTLLLVRHGRSTANTAGILAGWTPGVDLDDTGREQAAALAGRLAAIPVAQVVSSPLERCQQTVEPLLAVRPELGAAVEDERLGECHYGDWTGRPLSELAKEPLWRTVQDHAAAAAFPGGESLRELSHRTVDAVREWNAKVAAEHGEDAVWVACSHGDVIKAVVADALGLHLDHFQRISVEPCSVTAIRYTPQRPFVLRMGDTGDLSSLAPKPGAGGHGDRGGDATPAGDAVVGGTA; encoded by the coding sequence ATGCCCACGCTGCTGCTCGTCCGTCACGGCCGGTCCACCGCGAACACCGCCGGAATCCTGGCCGGTTGGACACCCGGCGTGGATCTCGACGACACCGGGCGCGAGCAGGCCGCCGCGCTGGCCGGCCGGCTCGCCGCGATCCCGGTGGCGCAGGTCGTCAGCAGCCCGCTGGAGCGCTGCCAGCAGACCGTGGAGCCGCTGCTCGCGGTCCGCCCCGAGCTCGGGGCGGCGGTCGAGGACGAGCGCCTCGGCGAGTGCCACTACGGCGACTGGACCGGCCGCCCGCTGTCCGAGCTGGCCAAGGAGCCGCTCTGGCGCACCGTCCAGGACCACGCGGCCGCCGCCGCCTTCCCCGGGGGCGAGTCGCTGCGCGAGCTGAGCCACCGCACGGTCGACGCGGTCCGCGAGTGGAACGCCAAGGTCGCCGCCGAGCACGGCGAGGACGCGGTCTGGGTCGCGTGCTCGCACGGTGACGTGATCAAGGCGGTGGTGGCCGACGCGCTCGGCCTGCACCTCGACCACTTCCAGCGGATCTCCGTCGAGCCCTGCTCGGTCACCGCGATCCGCTACACCCCGCAGCGCCCCTTCGTGCTGAGAATGGGCGACACCGGCGACCTCTCCTCGCTCGCGCCGAAGCCGGGCGCCGGCGGCCACGGCGACCGGGGCGGCGACGCGACCCCGGCCGGGGACGCGGTGGTCGGCGGCACCGCCTGA
- a CDS encoding dioxygenase family protein: MPASQEPTGPEGLIDRRISRKTVLKAAAVLSATPLLIGGGVALARDRVGTGEAPGLTPACHDGDEPTIEQTEGPYFKPNSPLRTSLITDSTPGTRLTVSGYVFGRACLPIANVLLDFWQADVNGAYDNTGFAFRGHQFTNAQGAFTLTTIVPGLYPGRTRHIHVKLQAPGRPVLTTQLYFPGEPRNSTDTIYDARLLMNVRQVGSAKEGTYDFVLNVPQTPTTPPTSPNPTTPTTAPPTSPPGGSWTAGTLYNAGDRVTYAGASYRCLQGHTAITGWEPPNVPALWQRS, translated from the coding sequence ATGCCAGCGTCCCAAGAGCCCACCGGGCCGGAGGGCCTGATCGACCGCCGGATCAGCCGCAAGACCGTCCTCAAGGCGGCCGCCGTCCTCAGTGCCACCCCGCTGCTGATCGGCGGCGGTGTCGCACTGGCCCGCGACCGGGTCGGCACCGGCGAGGCACCCGGCCTCACCCCCGCCTGCCACGACGGCGACGAGCCGACGATCGAGCAGACCGAAGGCCCCTACTTCAAGCCGAACTCCCCGCTGCGGACGTCGCTGATCACCGACAGCACCCCCGGCACCCGGCTCACCGTGAGCGGCTACGTCTTCGGCCGGGCCTGCCTGCCGATCGCGAACGTCCTGCTCGACTTCTGGCAGGCCGACGTCAACGGCGCCTACGACAACACCGGCTTCGCCTTCCGCGGCCACCAGTTCACCAACGCCCAGGGCGCGTTCACCCTCACCACCATCGTGCCGGGCCTGTACCCGGGCCGCACCCGGCACATCCACGTCAAGCTCCAGGCGCCCGGCCGCCCGGTGCTCACCACCCAGCTCTACTTCCCCGGCGAGCCGCGCAACAGCACCGACACCATCTACGACGCGCGGCTGCTGATGAACGTCCGCCAGGTCGGCTCGGCGAAGGAGGGCACCTACGACTTCGTCCTGAACGTGCCGCAGACCCCGACCACGCCGCCGACCAGTCCGAACCCCACCACGCCCACCACCGCACCCCCGACCTCCCCGCCCGGCGGCTCCTGGACCGCCGGGACGCTCTACAACGCGGGCGACCGCGTCACCTACGCCGGCGCCTCCTACCGTTGCCTCCAGGGGCACACCGCCATCACCGGCTGGGAGCCGCCGAACGTGCCGGCCCTCTGGCAGCGGTCGTAG
- a CDS encoding LLM class F420-dependent oxidoreductase → MRLGINLGYWGLGMDADNIAVAQEADRLGYSVCWAAEAYGSDAATVLSYVAAKTERIDVGSAIFQIPARTPAMTAMTAATLDTLSGGRFRLGLGVSGPQVSEGWYGVKFDKPLARTREYVEIIRKAMSRERLVHEGANWTLPLPGGPGKPIKLTVHPVRERIPLYIAAIGPKNLEQTGEIADGWLGIFFAPEQAALSLDPLRAGRAKAGKTLDEGFDLCPTVTIAVGEDIEAGVDAQRSYAALYIGGMGSKEKNFYNQLARRMGYEQAADEIQEKYLARDYEGAAAAVPHDLIDATSLVGDTARIADRMQAYADAGVTTLTLAPAGFSLEERVRALRTGVEAMERAGLA, encoded by the coding sequence ATGCGACTCGGTATCAACCTCGGCTACTGGGGCCTCGGCATGGACGCCGACAACATCGCCGTCGCCCAGGAGGCGGACCGGCTCGGCTACTCGGTCTGCTGGGCCGCCGAGGCCTACGGCTCGGACGCGGCCACCGTGCTGTCGTACGTCGCCGCCAAGACCGAGCGGATCGACGTCGGCTCGGCCATCTTCCAGATCCCGGCCCGCACGCCGGCGATGACCGCGATGACGGCGGCCACCCTGGACACCCTCTCGGGCGGGCGGTTCCGGCTCGGGCTCGGGGTCTCCGGCCCGCAGGTCTCCGAGGGCTGGTACGGCGTGAAGTTCGACAAGCCGCTGGCCCGCACCCGCGAGTACGTGGAGATCATCCGAAAGGCGATGTCCCGCGAGCGGCTGGTCCACGAAGGAGCGAACTGGACGCTGCCGCTGCCCGGCGGGCCCGGCAAGCCGATCAAGCTCACCGTGCACCCGGTGCGCGAGCGCATCCCGCTGTACATCGCCGCGATCGGGCCGAAGAACCTGGAGCAGACCGGCGAGATCGCCGACGGCTGGCTCGGCATCTTCTTCGCGCCCGAGCAGGCCGCGCTCTCCCTCGACCCGCTGCGGGCCGGCCGGGCCAAGGCCGGGAAGACCCTGGACGAGGGCTTCGACCTCTGCCCGACCGTCACCATCGCGGTCGGCGAGGACATCGAGGCCGGGGTCGACGCCCAGCGTTCCTACGCCGCGCTCTACATCGGCGGCATGGGCAGCAAGGAGAAGAACTTCTACAACCAGCTCGCCCGGCGGATGGGCTACGAGCAGGCGGCCGACGAGATCCAGGAGAAGTACCTGGCCAGGGACTACGAGGGTGCCGCGGCGGCCGTGCCGCACGACCTGATCGACGCCACCTCGCTGGTCGGCGACACCGCCCGGATCGCGGACCGGATGCAGGCGTACGCCGACGCGGGCGTCACCACGCTGACCCTGGCGCCGGCCGGCTTCAGCCTGGAGGAGCGGGTCCGGGCGCTGCGCACCGGCGTCGAGGCGATGGAGCGCGCCGGACTGGCCTGA
- a CDS encoding aldo/keto reductase produces the protein MEKRHLGRTGLQVSRLGLGTMTWGRDTDEHEAAEQLKEFVDAGGNLVDTADVYGDGGAEYLLSRLTDNLIPRSDLVIATKAGSVPDSARRFDGSRGHLLAALDASLRRLGTDYVDLWQVHAFDPATPVEETLSALDIAVTSGRARYVGVCDYSGWQLARAATWQRAHHGRVPLAGAQLEYSLLQRGLEREALPAAREAGVGLLASSPLGRGVLTGKYRHGVPQDSRGASPYLSGFVQPYLGERSRRIVDAVATAADGLASSPLAVALAWVRDRPGVASALVGARTVAQLQSALSVEALTLPGEIRGALDDISSPVHRYPDQGWTEL, from the coding sequence ATGGAAAAGCGTCACCTCGGCCGTACCGGGCTGCAGGTCTCCCGGCTCGGCCTCGGAACCATGACCTGGGGCCGCGACACCGACGAGCACGAGGCCGCCGAGCAGCTCAAGGAGTTCGTCGACGCGGGCGGCAACCTGGTCGACACCGCCGACGTCTACGGCGACGGCGGCGCCGAGTACCTGCTCTCCCGGCTTACCGACAACCTGATCCCCCGCTCCGACCTGGTCATCGCCACCAAGGCGGGCAGCGTCCCCGACTCCGCCCGCCGCTTCGACGGCTCGCGCGGCCACCTGCTCGCCGCCCTCGACGCCTCGCTGCGCCGGCTGGGCACCGACTACGTCGACCTCTGGCAGGTGCACGCCTTCGACCCGGCGACCCCGGTCGAGGAGACGCTCAGCGCCCTGGACATCGCCGTCACCTCCGGGCGCGCCCGGTACGTCGGCGTCTGCGACTACAGCGGCTGGCAGCTCGCCCGCGCCGCCACCTGGCAGCGCGCTCACCACGGCCGGGTGCCGCTGGCCGGTGCGCAACTGGAGTACTCGCTGCTCCAGCGCGGCCTCGAACGGGAGGCGCTGCCCGCCGCCCGGGAGGCGGGCGTCGGGCTGCTCGCCTCCTCGCCGCTCGGCCGCGGCGTGCTCACCGGCAAGTACCGGCACGGCGTCCCGCAGGACTCGCGCGGCGCCTCGCCGTACCTGTCCGGCTTCGTCCAGCCCTACCTCGGAGAGCGCTCGCGGCGGATCGTGGACGCCGTCGCCACCGCCGCCGACGGGCTGGCCAGCAGCCCGCTCGCGGTGGCGCTCGCCTGGGTGCGGGACCGGCCGGGGGTGGCGAGCGCGCTGGTCGGGGCACGCACGGTCGCACAGCTGCAGTCGGCACTGTCAGTCGAGGCGCTTACGCTTCCGGGTGAGATCCGTGGTGCGCTCGACGACATCTCGTCGCCGGTCCACCGCTATCCGGACCAGGGGTGGACCGAGCTCTAG
- a CDS encoding SCO1664 family protein — protein MPARERVPALNTETPPQADPAAGAALAADVPTALRLLREGGLTVHGRLTDASNAALYCSVTLDGPQGLTAQAVYKPVAGERPLWDFPDGTLAGREVAAYELAAATGWAPIPPTVLRDGPHGPGMVQLWVEPDPEADPLLALQDPRGPEDGWLPIVRADVGDGRTALLVHPDDERLRRLAVLDAVLNNADRKGGHLIAAADGRIYGIDHGVTFNTEGKLRTLLWGWAGQPLPHDALAVLGSLAEQLDGALGERLAPHLTAAELGATRARVAELLGTGRHPLPSQDWPSIPWPPI, from the coding sequence GTGCCCGCGCGCGAACGGGTACCGGCGCTGAACACCGAGACCCCACCGCAGGCGGACCCGGCGGCCGGCGCCGCCCTGGCCGCCGACGTGCCGACCGCGCTGCGCCTGCTGCGCGAGGGCGGGCTGACCGTCCACGGTCGGCTGACCGACGCCTCCAACGCCGCGCTCTACTGCAGCGTCACGCTGGACGGCCCGCAGGGGCTGACCGCCCAGGCCGTCTACAAGCCGGTGGCCGGCGAGCGCCCGCTCTGGGACTTCCCGGACGGCACGCTGGCCGGCCGCGAGGTCGCCGCGTACGAGCTCGCCGCCGCCACCGGCTGGGCGCCGATCCCGCCCACCGTGCTGCGCGACGGTCCGCACGGGCCCGGCATGGTGCAGCTCTGGGTGGAGCCCGACCCGGAGGCGGACCCGCTGCTCGCCCTCCAGGACCCGCGCGGACCGGAGGACGGCTGGCTGCCGATCGTGCGCGCCGACGTCGGTGACGGGCGCACCGCGCTGCTGGTCCACCCGGACGACGAGCGGCTGCGCCGGCTCGCCGTGCTGGACGCGGTGCTCAACAACGCCGACCGCAAGGGCGGCCATCTGATCGCCGCCGCCGACGGCCGGATCTACGGCATCGACCACGGCGTCACCTTCAACACCGAGGGCAAGCTGCGCACGCTGCTCTGGGGCTGGGCCGGTCAGCCGCTGCCGCACGACGCCCTGGCGGTGCTGGGCAGCCTCGCCGAGCAGCTGGACGGCGCACTCGGCGAGCGGCTCGCCCCGCACCTGACCGCAGCCGAACTGGGTGCCACCCGCGCCCGGGTGGCCGAGCTGCTCGGCACCGGCCGCCACCCGCTGCCCTCGCAGGACTGGCCGTCGATCCCCTGGCCGCCGATCTGA
- a CDS encoding magnesium and cobalt transport protein CorA → MIVHCAIYRDGRRIEAPEDHTGALAAARAAGKGSFVWIGLFEPTVEELDRVSEEFSLHPLAVEDAVSARQRPKVEAYQGSLFVSLKTLGYHPGGHAVTSGEVMMFVGEDFVMTVRHGADSPLGELRAELEAQPELLRYGPSAVLHSVCDTVVDGYVDVAVGLQADLDELEADVFAPNRVGRDTAGRIYGYKRQLVTVRRATGPLLDPMLRLERGGVPFVRPEALPYLRDVADHLAKANDQVEGMDRLLSDILSANLAQVSVQQNNDMRKISAWAALAAVPTMIAGVYGMNFDHMPELHQVWGYPAAVALMVLVCLVLHRVFKRHDWL, encoded by the coding sequence ATGATCGTCCACTGTGCCATCTACCGCGACGGCCGCCGGATCGAGGCGCCCGAGGACCACACCGGCGCCCTCGCCGCCGCGCGGGCGGCCGGCAAGGGCAGTTTCGTCTGGATAGGCCTCTTCGAACCCACCGTCGAGGAACTCGACCGGGTCAGCGAGGAGTTCTCGCTGCACCCGCTGGCCGTGGAGGACGCCGTCAGCGCCCGTCAGCGCCCGAAGGTGGAGGCCTACCAGGGCTCGCTGTTCGTCTCGCTCAAGACGCTGGGCTACCACCCGGGCGGGCACGCGGTGACCAGCGGCGAGGTGATGATGTTCGTCGGCGAGGACTTCGTGATGACGGTCCGGCACGGCGCCGACAGCCCGCTCGGCGAGCTCCGGGCGGAGCTGGAGGCCCAGCCGGAGCTGCTGAGGTACGGGCCGAGCGCCGTCCTGCACTCGGTCTGCGACACCGTGGTGGACGGGTACGTCGACGTCGCCGTCGGGCTCCAGGCCGACCTGGACGAGCTGGAGGCCGACGTTTTCGCCCCCAACCGGGTCGGCCGTGACACCGCCGGCCGGATCTACGGCTACAAGCGCCAGCTGGTGACCGTCCGCCGGGCCACCGGCCCGCTGCTGGACCCGATGCTGCGGCTGGAGCGCGGCGGCGTGCCGTTCGTCCGCCCCGAGGCGCTGCCGTACCTGCGGGACGTCGCCGACCACCTCGCCAAGGCCAACGACCAGGTCGAGGGCATGGACCGGCTGCTCTCCGACATCCTGAGCGCCAACCTCGCGCAGGTCAGCGTGCAGCAGAACAACGACATGCGGAAGATCTCGGCGTGGGCCGCGCTGGCCGCCGTGCCGACCATGATCGCGGGCGTGTACGGGATGAACTTCGACCACATGCCCGAACTCCACCAGGTCTGGGGGTACCCGGCGGCGGTGGCGCTGATGGTGCTGGTCTGCCTGGTGCTGCACCGGGTGTTCAAGCGGCACGACTGGCTGTAG